A window from Drosophila willistoni isolate 14030-0811.24 chromosome XR unlocalized genomic scaffold, UCI_dwil_1.1 Seg143, whole genome shotgun sequence encodes these proteins:
- the LOC6645482 gene encoding leucine-rich repeat-containing protein 59 encodes MPRTGDKVKVNVKERVEDEMCDLSLSELSEIPVREIASFKRITVLDLSSNRLISLGRNFTSLTRLVRLDLSKNQIRYLPEDFGQLEQLRHLDLYNNYLQHLPLSFARLTRLRYLDLKGNPLTPAWEKIVGRCSTLKDCQQAAKNTVNICANFKPEFIEREQRQQNQSNSMAEGGDAQGNGTTNATKKPTKPNKKSKSKKSMAAGDNELTFKPVNAAATPPTASVNKSLSQQKTNQKKKSSTNGKNWLKLLSKAAFSSLMTFLMLFIINVLLIYMIMFKNPDIADKIVEYIPHQYRDWILTKTEIFRLRVTDWISEFRTPPEEH; translated from the exons atgccGAGAACCGGCGATAAAGTGAAAGTAAATGTTAAGGAGCGGGTGGAAGATGAAATGTGCGATCTCAGCTTGTCTGAGCTGAGCGAAATACCTGTCCGTGAAATT GCTTCATTCAAACGGATCACGGTACTGGATCTCTCCAGCAATCGCTTAATATCACTAGGA CGCAACTTTACCTCCCTCACACGATTGGTTCGCCTAGATTTGAGTAAGAACCAAATACGATATCTTCCGGAGGATTTCGGTCAATTGGAGCAATTGCGGCATTTGGACTTGTACAACAATTATCTGCAACATTTACCCCTGAGTTTTGCCCGTTTGACTCGTTTACGCTATTTGGACTTGAAGGGGAATCCCTTGACACCAGCCTGGGAGAAAATTGTGGGTCGTTGCTCAACTCTGAAGGACTGCCAACAGGCGGCCAAGAATACT GTCAACATTTGTGCAAACTTCAAACCCGAATTCATTGAACGTgaacaacgacaacaaaacCAAAGCAATTCAATGGCTGAAGGAGGCGATGCTCAAGGTAATGGGACGACCAATGCGACCAAAAAGCCAACGAAACcgaataaaaaatcaaaatcaaagaaatCCATGGCTGCTGGGGACAATGAATTGACGTTTAAGCCCGTTAATGCTGCTGCAACTCCTCCAACGGCATCTGTGAATAAATCTTTGAGTCAACAAAAGACAAATCAAAAGAAGAAATCTTCAACAAATGGAAAGAACTGGCTTAAACTACTCTCCAAGGCTGCATTTTCCTCGCTGATGACATTCCTGATGCTGTTTATAATCAATGTATTGCTTATCTATATGATTATGTTCAAGAATCCAGATATAGCTGATAAAATAGTTGAATACATACCACATCAATATCGCGATTGGATTCTAACCAAAACAGAAATCTTTCGGTTGCGTGTTACCGATTGGATCTCTGAGTTCCGTACACCACCCGAAGAGCACTGa